Below is a window of Chitinophagaceae bacterium DNA.
TTGTTTTGATATCATATGTAAATTAAAATCGACGTAAAGATACGGAGTATTTTTGTACCAGACAACTTTAAAGTTGAGATTTCAATAAAATTGATAACTATAATAACTTTATGGTTGTTTTTACAAATCGGGGTTCCTGTCAAAATACTAAAATCATTGCACAACGCAGCCGGGTTGGATAAAAAAGCATGTATGTGGCTGCGAAATAAAACTTCCAGACTTATAAAGAAGGGGGGTCAGTATCCGCCGGAATGGCAGATGTTTTTTAAAATATTTTTCCCGGTTTTAAGGGGGTCAGTATGGTCCGGAATATCCACCTGCTTCCAGGTAAGTGGGAATGCGGTATTGCTCAAAAACTTCTTCACTTACTTCGCCGTTTTTGCAGGAAACTCCGCTTATATCGGCCGGAAGGCGGGTTGTTGGCTATACCATATTGTGCCCAATTCTTACTTTATTTTGAATGTATTCATTATTTTTTCGCCAACCGTTAAATAATTGTCGAACTGATTTATTTCAGTGGTCAGTGTCAGAACATAAGCCTTTTCATTAACTACCCAATAGTACTGAAGCCATTTTAAATCGAACAGCCCTTGTTTCCCTGTGTGGATTATTTTATGTAATTCTCTGTTATTATTTCCCTTAACTCTCTCGCTTTCAATTATATTTCCGTCGGTAATCATAGTGTTTATTTGTCCTTCCGATATTTCGACATACTGGTCAAGGTTTATGTTGTACCCCTTTAAATCCTGAATGATTAAATTTATGTTTTCTCGAAAGAAATCATGTTCAGAAGTTTGATTTGATAGTAACATGAAGCTGCTTCCCATATGTCCTGATTTATCAAGCTCAAATGTGTCTGGGTAATGAATTGTAAAGTTTGCTTTGTTCAATACTTTCCAATTCTCAGGTATTTCGACTTGGTTTTCTTTTTTGGTATTCTGTTCGCAAGCGCTTAAATAAAAAGCCAATGCTGTTAAACAAATTAGCGCGAATGGTCTCATTTTTCTCTTTTAAGGTTATTTAATTCACTTTGTCATATTTGGTTTGGTCTCTTGTAAAATTGGGCACAACGGTTTGAATATGGTTCGTGCCGCACTTTATTGAATAGTTTTCTTTAGATTCCCTGCTATCAAATCTACTGATTCTATCTCTGGGTATTTCGAAGCTGCGGCATGAACTATATTTTTTTTTGTTGTGTGTAGTTTGTATTATCTTTTTCTTCACTTTTTTTGCTCGACAATCATTACCTGGTCTGCAATATTATTGTAAATTGGTTTAAATAATCGCTTGAACTCAAGTTCACTTTGCCTTTTGAGTTTATCAATGGTAGGGGAATAGTTCGTTTGATAGGGTGGAGTTGTAGTTAATAGAGGATGAGATGAACAAAATTCTAATCCCTTAGTCCTCAGTTTTTTCAATTTGCTGTTCGATCTTAAATACATAATATGTGTTTCTCCCTTTATAGGAACCTTAAGTGTTGTTTTTAGTCTTAACAAACTCGCCCTAAATTTTCTGTTTTTCAGATAATAAAGGGTTTCTCCAAGACAAAATGGAGTTAGATGAGCAGTTATCAGAAAGCCCCCCTTTTTTAAATAATTTGATAATATTTGGTTGACTTTTAATAGTAAGTCATTATCAATGTAAGAATAGCCACCAGTAATTGAATAAATCAAATCGAATTGCTTTTCTTTAAACGATGATTTATCGAGGTTTTGCATCATAGTTTGATATAGAGTGATCTGTCCGTTTTCGATCTTGTCCTTAAACTTTTCATAAGATTTGTTTAACATTCCTCCAGAACCATCGGTACCAATGATTTTATATCCATTTGAAAGAAAAAATGGAAAATCATTACCGGTTCCACAATTGAGATCTAGAACCTCTTTGTTTTTTCCTTCTGGAATATAATGCTTTACAATGCTGTGAGCTAAATTTTTAGTAAGAGCATAAATTGTATCTGGCTTTAATAATTTGGAATAACTCAAGGCGTATTTATCCCATCCTGAATCGTATGTGAAATGTTCGTCGTATATATAAGGTTCTATCATTCGTATTATTTTATTTTCAGATCTATTTGGAAAAAGATTAAAAAAATATTTAATTGTATTTTCTGTAGTTGGGAATTACACACAACATTGGCAATATGAAAAGTTGGGCATTTTGAAATACCAAACTTTCAATTTACTATAGTGATTACTTAATGTTATAATGTTCATATTTAGCACTTTTCGCCCAATTTTTTTTATTGCGTTTTATGGTCCATTATTTCTTATCCAATATTAAATGACCAAGTTCATGGCATAACCCATAGATGTTATTCTTCCCTCCATTTCCTGGAGAATTAAATGAATCCATTGTTTTGTATTCAAGCGTAATACTCTTTAGCCTTCTCCGGTCAAAATATAAAACACTCCTGTCGGTGTTTTTGATAGTAAAATTAACCTTATCAGGCAGGTTGTAACCATTTCTAATCGCAATAGTCCGTGCTAATTCCAATACCTTAAGGCTTGCTTTTGCATATTCTTCAGCTTCAATATCATATTTGACTTTAAAATGCATTGTTTCAATTTTACCTGTTTGACCATTAAGCAAGGTT
It encodes the following:
- a CDS encoding class I SAM-dependent methyltransferase; translation: MIEPYIYDEHFTYDSGWDKYALSYSKLLKPDTIYALTKNLAHSIVKHYIPEGKNKEVLDLNCGTGNDFPFFLSNGYKIIGTDGSGGMLNKSYEKFKDKIENGQITLYQTMMQNLDKSSFKEKQFDLIYSITGGYSYIDNDLLLKVNQILSNYLKKGGFLITAHLTPFCLGETLYYLKNRKFRASLLRLKTTLKVPIKGETHIMYLRSNSKLKKLRTKGLEFCSSHPLLTTTPPYQTNYSPTIDKLKRQSELEFKRLFKPIYNNIADQVMIVEQKK